One region of Termitidicoccus mucosus genomic DNA includes:
- a CDS encoding sensor histidine kinase — translation MNAAHTDAKGFIFREWFVEDGLPHNVVSNLVRDSRGFLWVGTLGGLARFDGREFVKHDMPDEFMDGGYNIRGLAMEDERTLLIITGGNKLVRLRDGVFTLHPANAFLDGLRLRDLAVGTDGAVWIGIGTTTTAIVRWDGKGLKTFAADAGITSRGAHFCFVPDKTGRMWISGANFFGWHDSSGLHRYEGEAGHGIIIAPTRSGGLWVAANEHLARIENGIWSVVMSGDAWDTAGNLGIRDVFETVDGSVWITTRRDAVFCLRNDALERVPLRYERVLAIIDDIDGNVWAGVYGGGLVRAKPRNYTLLNTESGLPTEMSYSVCEDEQGALWCANQNGGLARMKDGKVSIATLPNGQSIYINTVCADRQGRVWASTTGGLLWTSTKGQSHDGVPGSASRRWILNRYEVPIRNVQTLFCASNGDLWISWDYTRLGYMRDGKLHEIKSADGFPGIRVAGIAERKDGEIWVCLEEGGILQLEKNTGRFVTKTYPAGAPSLRLLTLFVDSRDNIWLGTTHGLLLWRGEQSRFFTAADGLPDEIINQILEDEHGRLWISSRGGIFYVSINQLLATANATTKGNPSQKIPVTLLGHDENLAGTSGMSGGQPMAWRTRDNRVWFVTYRGVIGFETPGPSEARQPPPVYIDRITMNGNAPQLPPPNGGVLRVPPGTAPIELRFAALNFSTPERTYVRRMLEGFDMDWVDAGNETSATYPRLAPGRYVFRVQAGDAGSGIMAQSEASLVIIVAAAWWQTAWASLLAVLAFAAIVAWIARLVSNRLLKQRLRRLEHEHALERERARIARDLHDDLGSHITKIGFAADRLQRNHPELSHEESLGRIITHSRQFSEDLHRIIWTVNPQNDCWHQLATYIAHYAQRHLDDTGIICTVEGVESIPALPLTPEVQHHLLALTKETLNNMLKHSKADRVTILLSAIEGRFHMSIADNGRGFDTTVRNNDGNGLVNMRARIAEIGGQIEIRSAPGNGTQVTVNVPFECKA, via the coding sequence TTGAACGCAGCACACACGGACGCCAAGGGTTTTATATTCCGCGAATGGTTTGTTGAGGACGGTTTGCCGCACAATGTTGTCAGCAATCTCGTTCGCGATTCGCGCGGTTTTTTGTGGGTGGGCACTCTCGGCGGACTGGCGCGTTTCGACGGGCGCGAGTTCGTCAAACACGACATGCCCGACGAGTTCATGGACGGCGGCTATAACATCCGCGGCCTCGCCATGGAGGATGAGCGCACACTTCTGATTATCACGGGTGGCAACAAACTCGTGCGACTGCGCGACGGCGTGTTCACGTTGCATCCGGCGAATGCGTTTCTGGACGGCTTGCGGTTGCGCGACCTCGCGGTGGGAACCGACGGTGCGGTGTGGATCGGCATCGGCACAACCACAACAGCGATTGTGCGTTGGGATGGCAAAGGGCTGAAAACTTTCGCGGCAGACGCAGGTATAACGTCACGCGGCGCACACTTCTGTTTCGTGCCCGACAAAACCGGACGCATGTGGATAAGTGGCGCAAATTTTTTCGGCTGGCATGACTCGTCCGGCCTCCACCGTTACGAGGGTGAAGCCGGACATGGAATCATTATCGCACCGACGCGGTCGGGTGGTTTGTGGGTCGCGGCGAACGAACACTTGGCGCGAATTGAAAACGGAATCTGGAGCGTCGTGATGTCCGGCGATGCATGGGATACCGCCGGCAACCTCGGCATCCGCGATGTTTTTGAAACGGTAGACGGTTCCGTGTGGATAACGACACGCCGCGACGCGGTATTTTGTTTGAGAAACGATGCACTCGAACGCGTTCCGCTGCGTTACGAACGCGTGCTGGCGATTATCGACGACATCGACGGCAACGTGTGGGCGGGTGTTTATGGGGGCGGTTTGGTGCGCGCCAAACCGAGAAATTACACGTTGCTCAACACCGAAAGCGGCTTACCGACGGAGATGAGTTACTCAGTCTGCGAAGATGAGCAAGGCGCACTTTGGTGCGCCAATCAAAACGGCGGCCTCGCGCGCATGAAGGACGGCAAAGTCAGCATCGCCACACTCCCGAACGGCCAAAGCATTTATATCAATACCGTGTGCGCCGACCGGCAGGGGCGCGTGTGGGCGAGCACGACGGGCGGACTGCTGTGGACATCAACCAAAGGCCAGTCGCATGACGGCGTTCCCGGCAGTGCCTCGCGACGCTGGATTCTCAATCGTTACGAAGTGCCAATACGAAATGTGCAGACACTTTTCTGCGCGAGCAACGGCGACCTTTGGATAAGCTGGGACTACACGCGACTCGGCTATATGCGCGATGGAAAATTGCATGAAATCAAAAGCGCCGACGGATTTCCCGGTATTCGCGTCGCCGGCATCGCCGAGCGCAAAGACGGCGAAATCTGGGTCTGCCTTGAAGAAGGAGGCATCCTCCAACTCGAAAAAAACACGGGCAGGTTTGTCACAAAAACATATCCTGCCGGCGCCCCCTCTCTTCGCCTGCTCACGCTCTTTGTGGATAGCCGCGACAACATCTGGCTCGGAACCACGCACGGCCTGCTCCTCTGGCGTGGCGAACAATCGCGCTTTTTCACGGCAGCTGACGGCTTGCCCGATGAGATCATCAACCAAATCCTCGAAGACGAACACGGACGCCTCTGGATAAGCAGCCGCGGCGGCATATTTTATGTATCCATAAATCAACTACTCGCTACCGCAAACGCAACCACTAAGGGAAACCCATCGCAAAAAATCCCCGTCACCCTGCTTGGCCACGACGAAAATCTCGCCGGTACCTCCGGCATGTCGGGCGGCCAGCCCATGGCATGGCGCACGCGCGACAACCGCGTGTGGTTTGTCACCTACCGCGGAGTCATTGGTTTCGAAACACCGGGGCCGAGCGAAGCGCGCCAGCCGCCGCCCGTTTACATCGATAGAATCACGATGAACGGCAATGCGCCCCAACTTCCGCCGCCCAACGGTGGCGTGTTGCGCGTGCCACCCGGCACCGCGCCGATTGAACTGCGTTTTGCCGCGCTCAATTTTTCCACGCCCGAACGCACGTACGTTCGCCGCATGCTCGAAGGCTTCGACATGGACTGGGTTGACGCCGGCAACGAAACCAGCGCCACCTATCCGCGACTCGCACCGGGCCGCTACGTGTTTCGCGTGCAAGCGGGCGACGCCGGCAGCGGCATCATGGCGCAATCGGAAGCCTCGCTCGTCATCATCGTCGCCGCCGCGTGGTGGCAGACCGCTTGGGCAAGCCTGCTGGCCGTGCTCGCCTTTGCTGCGATTGTCGCCTGGATAGCGCGCCTTGTTTCGAACCGCCTCCTCAAACAACGCCTGCGTCGCCTCGAACATGAACACGCCCTTGAGCGCGAACGCGCCCGCATTGCCCGCGACCTGCACGACGACCTCGGCAGCCACATCACGAAAATCGGTTTCGCCGCCGACCGCCTCCAGCGCAATCACCCCGAGCTTTCACACGAAGAATCGCTGGGACGCATCATCACTCACTCGCGTCAATTCTCGGAAGACCTGCACCGCATAATCTGGACTGTTAACCCGCAAAACGATTGCTGGCACCAGCTAGCCACCTACATTGCGCACTATGCACAACGCCACCTCGACGACACCGGAATCATCTGCACCGTGGAGGGCGTCGAATCGATTCCCGCGCTCCCGCTGACGCCTGAAGTTCAACACCACCTGCTCGCGCTCACAAAAGAAACGCTCAACAACATGCTCAAGCATTCCAAAGCCGACCGCGTCACGATTCTCCTCTCAGCCATCGAAGGACGTTTCCACATGAGCATCGCCGACAACGGACGAGGCTTCGACACCACCGTAAGGAACAACGACGGCAACGGCCTCGTCAACATGCGCGCACGCATCGCAGAAATCGGCGGACAAATCGAAATCCGAAGCGCCCCTGGCAACGGCACGCAGGTCACCGTCAATGTGCCTTTCGAATGCAAGGCATAA
- a CDS encoding response regulator transcription factor — translation MPITIAIVEDDADIADEISKLIAETLDFKLSCVCRNVRSALERIPAAAPDVVIMDINLPDGSGIQATAQLKRLIPRTEVMIFTIYENTEDIYQALEAGASGYLLKRSSSTVIVTSIRNLMKGEVPMTAAIARKVIQSFQKKEQPAQANPGMSKLTPREMDILQLLAKGHPTKEIASQRFISIDTVNTHLRKIYEKLHVHSRAEAILKFLDKK, via the coding sequence ATGCCTATCACCATCGCAATTGTTGAAGACGACGCCGATATCGCGGACGAAATCTCAAAACTCATCGCCGAGACACTCGACTTCAAATTATCGTGTGTGTGCCGCAACGTGCGCAGCGCGCTGGAACGCATCCCCGCCGCCGCACCCGACGTCGTCATCATGGACATCAACCTCCCCGATGGCTCCGGCATTCAAGCCACCGCCCAACTCAAGCGCCTCATACCGCGCACAGAAGTGATGATATTCACTATCTACGAAAACACGGAGGACATCTATCAAGCACTCGAAGCCGGTGCCAGCGGTTATCTCCTCAAGCGCTCAAGCTCCACCGTAATCGTCACCTCAATACGCAATCTGATGAAGGGAGAAGTGCCGATGACCGCCGCCATCGCGCGAAAAGTGATTCAATCGTTCCAAAAAAAAGAGCAACCCGCTCAGGCAAACCCGGGCATGTCCAAACTGACGCCGCGCGAAATGGACATCCTGCAACTGCTCGCGAAGGGCCATCCGACAAAAGAAATCGCTTCGCAACGCTTCATCAGCATCGACACGGTGAACACGCACTTGCGGAAAATCTACGAAAAACTTCACGTCCACTCCCGCGCCGAGGCGATACTGAAATTTTTAGACAAAAAATAA
- a CDS encoding glycoside hydrolase family 2 TIM barrel-domain containing protein: MTFAATSMCAQTSALASDTTISLNGIWQFALAPTDMDTAALADFYQPDFHSQNFKPSPVPSNWTVLGYEEPVYRGFKDNKASEGFYLHDFTPPENWKNRRVLLHFGGVWSSAEVWLNGTRLGRHDSGYTSFAFDITDKFKAGETNRLAVRVRQVTREYKFDVYDDWTLGGIYRDVSLEAMPQKRWIDSVVTQTVFDDLFRDADLRVRAMVGDRHKNTLPGNYPSPGELYDLRVTLSTNEGIEVARQQLTVPAHTSTDRELRLTLRVQSPRHWNAETPYLYNLRVDLLEKGEVAHTRTERVGFRQISTDGGVFRINGQAVKLRGVNRHDEHPDVGRATTREHWLQDITLMKAANINFVRLAHYTPARGFIELCDELGMYVGNEVSIGGAGDLMYDPSFSAAALQRSHETVVRDINSPSIVYWSIGNEDPLTSIHMASVKLVKALDPTRPILLPWRWEEWLPPEIDMLAPHYWHPREYDRLAGRSNRPIITTEYTHAYGTDGFGGLEARWRELTKHPSGAGGAIWLWADQGIKTPVQKPKAKSDDRSGGDEYLRIDSAGWDGIVDAYRNPTRDYLETKAVYAQVYPATDKITFTPGDASARIPIQNDFDFTDLDAVKIAWSIHEDENELASGSGSISGQPHSVSAFKLPLEKLKTIRAGKTYYAWFIFTDAAGAEITRKAVELVPLAKSSPRISTPLKLTVSQGENVAVTVGGARYVFDPKTGHLVSAALRDKTLITDLSPVIWRKLDDSEVSVVGRRAAREASDLNRYTPSATTWNVTEENGRVAIHATVDYAIDEKNRFTTTYRYEIGTDGSLDARYEILPEVTVPCVPIVGMTVQSAPEFSAIRWLGLGPGNAYPNKRSAPILGVWAGAAGSADIAGTKAMRWLERTGAGGGFRILNVGYFEHDASAPDTLRILSGVLGRPEKGRKPDDSVPQLATGSGEPFVGFLKIELKENE, translated from the coding sequence ATGACCTTCGCCGCCACCTCAATGTGCGCACAAACATCCGCCCTCGCCTCCGACACTACCATCTCACTAAACGGCATATGGCAATTCGCCCTGGCGCCGACCGACATGGATACGGCCGCCTTAGCCGATTTTTATCAGCCGGACTTTCACAGCCAAAATTTCAAACCCTCTCCCGTCCCCTCGAATTGGACTGTGCTCGGATATGAAGAACCGGTCTATCGCGGCTTCAAGGACAACAAGGCAAGTGAAGGGTTTTACCTGCATGACTTTACTCCGCCAGAAAACTGGAAGAACAGGCGCGTGCTGCTGCATTTCGGCGGCGTCTGGTCCTCTGCTGAAGTCTGGCTCAATGGAACCCGCCTCGGCCGCCACGACAGCGGCTACACTAGTTTTGCCTTCGACATCACCGACAAATTCAAGGCGGGTGAAACCAACCGTCTCGCCGTCCGTGTGCGCCAGGTGACGCGCGAATATAAGTTCGACGTTTACGACGACTGGACGCTCGGCGGCATTTACCGCGACGTCTCGCTCGAGGCGATGCCGCAAAAACGCTGGATCGACAGCGTGGTCACCCAAACCGTGTTCGACGATCTGTTTCGCGACGCCGACCTGCGAGTGCGCGCGATGGTGGGCGACAGGCATAAGAACACACTGCCGGGCAACTATCCGAGTCCCGGTGAGCTTTACGATTTGCGCGTCACGCTTTCTACAAACGAAGGTATTGAGGTTGCGCGCCAACAGTTGACCGTCCCCGCGCATACGTCCACGGATCGCGAGCTGCGCCTGACCCTGCGCGTGCAATCCCCGCGCCACTGGAACGCCGAAACCCCTTATCTCTACAACTTGCGCGTCGATCTTTTGGAAAAGGGTGAGGTCGCGCACACACGCACCGAACGCGTCGGCTTCCGGCAGATTTCGACCGACGGCGGCGTTTTCCGAATCAACGGGCAGGCTGTGAAACTTCGCGGAGTGAACCGCCACGACGAGCATCCCGATGTCGGCCGCGCGACGACGCGCGAGCACTGGCTGCAGGACATCACGCTCATGAAGGCGGCAAACATAAACTTCGTCCGCCTCGCGCACTACACGCCCGCGCGGGGCTTCATCGAGTTGTGCGACGAATTGGGAATGTATGTCGGAAACGAGGTCTCGATCGGTGGCGCCGGCGACCTCATGTATGATCCGTCGTTTTCCGCCGCCGCGCTGCAACGCTCGCACGAAACCGTCGTTCGCGACATCAACAGCCCGTCGATCGTTTACTGGTCAATCGGCAACGAGGACCCGCTAACCTCAATCCACATGGCTTCGGTGAAACTCGTCAAAGCGCTTGATCCCACGCGCCCCATCCTGCTGCCATGGCGCTGGGAGGAATGGCTTCCGCCGGAAATCGACATGCTCGCTCCGCACTACTGGCACCCGCGGGAATACGACCGTCTCGCCGGCCGCTCCAACCGCCCGATCATCACCACGGAATACACGCATGCCTACGGCACCGACGGCTTCGGCGGCCTCGAGGCGCGCTGGAGGGAATTGACAAAACACCCCTCCGGCGCAGGCGGCGCGATCTGGCTCTGGGCCGATCAGGGAATTAAAACCCCGGTGCAAAAACCCAAGGCAAAATCCGACGACCGCAGCGGCGGCGACGAATACCTGCGCATCGACTCCGCCGGCTGGGACGGCATCGTTGACGCCTACCGCAATCCGACGCGCGATTACTTGGAAACCAAGGCCGTTTACGCACAGGTTTATCCTGCGACGGACAAAATCACTTTCACGCCCGGCGACGCCTCCGCGCGTATTCCCATTCAAAACGATTTCGATTTCACCGACCTCGACGCGGTTAAAATCGCGTGGTCGATCCACGAGGATGAAAACGAACTCGCTTCTGGCTCCGGATCGATCAGTGGCCAGCCGCACTCGGTGTCCGCGTTCAAACTGCCCTTGGAAAAGCTGAAAACAATTCGTGCCGGAAAAACCTATTACGCATGGTTCATTTTCACCGACGCCGCCGGTGCTGAAATCACGCGCAAGGCCGTCGAGCTCGTCCCCCTCGCGAAATCCTCGCCGCGTATTTCCACGCCGTTGAAACTGACCGTGTCGCAAGGCGAAAACGTTGCCGTCACCGTCGGCGGAGCGCGCTACGTTTTCGACCCGAAAACCGGGCACCTCGTTTCCGCCGCGCTGCGCGACAAAACACTCATCACCGATTTGAGCCCGGTTATCTGGCGAAAACTCGACGACAGCGAAGTCAGCGTTGTCGGACGCCGCGCCGCTCGCGAGGCGAGCGACCTCAACCGTTACACGCCCTCTGCGACGACATGGAACGTCACCGAGGAAAACGGACGCGTTGCGATTCACGCAACGGTGGATTACGCCATCGACGAGAAAAACCGTTTCACCACGACCTACCGTTATGAAATCGGAACCGACGGCAGTCTCGATGCCCGGTACGAAATCCTGCCCGAAGTCACGGTGCCCTGCGTTCCCATTGTCGGCATGACCGTGCAATCTGCTCCGGAATTCAGCGCCATCCGCTGGCTGGGCCTCGGCCCCGGCAATGCGTATCCCAACAAACGCTCTGCGCCGATCCTCGGTGTGTGGGCCGGCGCGGCGGGAAGTGCGGACATCGCCGGCACAAAAGCTATGCGCTGGCTCGAACGAACCGGCGCTGGGGGCGGCTTCCGTATTTTGAATGTTGGATACTTCGAACATGACGCCTCCGCGCCGGACACGCTGCGCATTTTGTCCGGCGTGCTCGGCCGCCCCGAGAAAGGCCGCAAGCCGGACGACTCCGTCCCACAACTGGCAACCGGCTCCGGCGAGCCGTTCGTCGGCTTCCTGAAAATCGAACTCAAAGAAAACGAATAA
- a CDS encoding alpha-L-rhamnosidase C-terminal domain-containing protein produces MTARTALLIAFAFASLQTSAVSADAPSLSSPTATGSQVRPFRQAALDVLQITPVTPARVEQRNGVVFADFDKAAFANLQIEFAVAPPDGEFTVRLGEKLGDNGAIDRKPPGSVNYREATLRTRPDTRSYTVAVPQKPFHLRENPVKLPESFGYITPFRYVEISGDSSALAPGKITLRQDFVHMPFDDNASAFESPDEVLNAVWDLCKYTMKATTAFGLYIDGERERIPYEGDAYINMLSHYACDLDPRATRATVEHLLEHPTWPTEWSLQMPMIAYADYEATGDPVLAVTHFDALLKKTLMDKTRADGLLRATAIVDWPPGERDGFNSVDAEGVKVDKKITSVANAFYYESLRSMERLARATGREGEAKQLGARADQVRRVFNDLFFDKKRGVYIDSQGSAHASLHANMFPLALGLVPEERLASVVSFVKSRGMACSVYGSQYLLEALYKNNEADAGLALMTAKTKRSWWHMIKLGSTMTLEAWDVEFKKNLTWNHAWGGAPANIITRYVLGVRPLQPGGARLLIAPQPASLQWMRGKVPTPQGPAEVSWKTDGNRATLIVTVPQGVTARVELPAPADSVAVIQLNGAPFTAKVENKKPVAEHIAAGRHEFSITLAATK; encoded by the coding sequence ATGACAGCCCGCACCGCCCTCCTCATCGCTTTTGCGTTCGCATCACTCCAAACATCGGCCGTCAGCGCTGACGCGCCCTCGCTTTCATCGCCGACGGCGACTGGCTCGCAGGTAAGGCCGTTCCGGCAGGCGGCGCTTGACGTCCTGCAAATCACGCCGGTCACGCCCGCGCGCGTTGAACAGCGCAACGGCGTTGTCTTTGCCGATTTCGACAAGGCGGCGTTTGCGAACCTGCAAATCGAGTTCGCCGTCGCGCCGCCCGACGGCGAGTTCACCGTGCGCCTCGGCGAAAAGCTCGGCGACAATGGCGCGATTGATCGCAAGCCGCCCGGCAGCGTGAATTATCGCGAGGCCACGCTGCGCACGCGGCCGGACACGCGATCCTACACAGTCGCGGTTCCGCAAAAGCCATTTCACCTCCGCGAGAACCCCGTCAAATTACCCGAATCGTTCGGCTACATCACGCCGTTCCGGTATGTGGAGATCTCGGGTGACTCGTCCGCCCTCGCGCCCGGAAAAATCACATTGAGGCAGGACTTCGTCCACATGCCCTTTGACGACAACGCCTCCGCGTTTGAATCTCCCGACGAGGTGCTCAATGCCGTTTGGGATTTGTGCAAATACACGATGAAGGCCACCACCGCCTTCGGCCTGTATATTGACGGCGAGCGCGAGCGCATCCCCTACGAGGGCGACGCGTATATAAACATGCTCTCGCACTACGCGTGCGACCTCGACCCGCGCGCCACCCGCGCGACCGTCGAGCACCTGCTCGAGCATCCAACCTGGCCGACTGAGTGGAGCCTCCAAATGCCCATGATCGCCTATGCCGATTACGAGGCGACGGGCGACCCGGTGCTCGCCGTGACACATTTCGACGCGCTCTTGAAAAAAACACTCATGGACAAAACGCGCGCGGACGGATTGTTGCGCGCGACTGCCATCGTTGACTGGCCGCCGGGCGAGCGCGACGGTTTTAACAGCGTGGACGCCGAGGGCGTCAAGGTGGACAAAAAAATAACCTCTGTCGCCAATGCCTTTTATTATGAGTCCCTGCGCTCCATGGAACGTCTCGCGCGGGCCACCGGACGTGAAGGCGAAGCCAAACAGCTGGGCGCGCGTGCTGATCAAGTGCGGCGCGTTTTCAACGACCTGTTTTTTGACAAGAAGCGTGGCGTTTACATCGACAGTCAGGGCTCTGCGCACGCCTCGTTGCACGCGAATATGTTTCCCCTCGCTCTTGGCCTGGTGCCCGAGGAGCGGCTCGCCTCCGTCGTCAGTTTTGTAAAATCGCGCGGCATGGCGTGCAGCGTCTATGGTTCACAATACTTGCTTGAGGCGCTTTATAAAAACAACGAAGCCGACGCCGGCCTTGCACTCATGACGGCCAAGACAAAACGCAGTTGGTGGCACATGATCAAGCTCGGCTCGACCATGACGCTCGAGGCGTGGGACGTTGAATTTAAGAAGAACCTGACCTGGAATCACGCATGGGGTGGGGCGCCGGCCAACATCATCACACGTTACGTTCTTGGTGTGCGTCCGCTTCAGCCCGGCGGCGCGCGACTCCTCATCGCCCCGCAACCGGCCTCGCTCCAATGGATGCGCGGCAAAGTCCCCACGCCACAAGGCCCCGCAGAAGTGTCGTGGAAAACCGACGGCAACCGCGCGACCCTGATCGTCACGGTGCCGCAAGGCGTGACTGCACGCGTGGAGCTGCCCGCACCGGCGGACAGCGTTGCCGTGATTCAACTCAACGGCGCGCCATTCACCGCGAAGGTTGAGAACAAAAAACCGGTGGCCGAGCACATCGCCGCCGGCCGCCACGAATTCAGTATCACGCTTGCTGCTACAAAATAA
- a CDS encoding glycoside hydrolase family 28 protein, with translation MSPFKAVKKIPIIPALALALVALTLPCFAKPIDLPITETGAIGDGKTLNTKAIQAAIDKLAACGGGTIIVPKGEFITGAIFLKSKVNLKLEEGAVLKGSTNIADYPTMPTRMEGWFLDWIPALVNADGCDGLQITGPGTIDGNGQTFYVKFWSTLKADKSTKNLDVKRPRLTFIRDSKNVHISGVKFKDSGFWTLHLYRCTDVLIENSSFVAPYRKETINGKRIQQSASTDGTNLDSCQRVIIRGCYYSVKDDCIAMKGSNGPLAHLDKDSPPVENIRISDCEFAAGHGVITCGSDATVVRDVILENCRVTGKIPLLRMKLRPDTQQLYEDIHVRNVTLAAESGSFRGEIFDIRPWRQYLKLKEGEPPLTSMVRNVSLTNVTGYTKSFGAITADASSQISDIHVENVDVRLENENLKVNNVTNLTMKNVAVNGKPYAAPAPNQKSTSK, from the coding sequence ATGTCCCCCTTTAAGGCGGTGAAAAAAATCCCAATCATCCCCGCACTCGCACTCGCGCTCGTCGCGCTTACCCTGCCGTGCTTCGCGAAACCAATCGATCTTCCCATCACGGAAACCGGCGCAATCGGCGACGGGAAAACACTAAACACCAAGGCGATCCAGGCTGCGATCGACAAGCTTGCAGCTTGCGGCGGGGGCACCATCATCGTGCCGAAGGGCGAGTTCATAACCGGCGCGATTTTCCTGAAATCCAAGGTGAACCTGAAGCTGGAGGAAGGCGCCGTGTTGAAAGGCTCCACGAACATCGCCGACTACCCAACAATGCCGACACGGATGGAAGGCTGGTTCCTTGACTGGATTCCCGCCTTGGTGAATGCGGACGGCTGTGACGGGCTTCAGATCACCGGTCCGGGCACGATCGACGGGAATGGCCAAACGTTTTACGTCAAATTCTGGAGCACGTTGAAGGCCGACAAATCAACCAAGAACCTCGATGTCAAGCGACCGCGCCTGACCTTTATTCGCGACTCCAAAAACGTGCATATCAGCGGTGTGAAATTCAAGGACTCTGGCTTCTGGACGCTCCACCTCTACCGCTGCACCGACGTCCTGATCGAAAACAGCAGCTTCGTGGCCCCCTACCGCAAGGAAACCATAAACGGAAAGCGCATCCAGCAAAGCGCGAGCACGGACGGCACCAACCTCGACAGTTGCCAGCGCGTGATAATCCGCGGCTGTTATTATTCGGTGAAGGACGACTGCATCGCGATGAAAGGCTCGAACGGGCCGCTCGCGCACTTGGACAAGGATAGCCCGCCGGTTGAGAACATCCGCATCAGCGATTGTGAATTCGCGGCCGGGCATGGAGTCATCACCTGCGGCAGCGATGCCACGGTCGTGCGCGACGTGATCTTGGAAAACTGCCGCGTTACCGGCAAAATCCCGCTGCTCCGCATGAAACTGCGCCCCGACACGCAGCAACTCTATGAGGACATCCACGTTCGCAACGTCACCCTTGCGGCTGAGTCGGGCAGTTTTCGCGGGGAAATTTTCGACATCAGACCCTGGCGCCAATACCTCAAGTTGAAGGAAGGCGAGCCGCCCCTGACATCCATGGTCAGAAACGTATCCCTCACCAACGTGACCGGTTATACCAAGTCCTTCGGCGCGATCACCGCTGACGCGAGTTCGCAGATCAGCGACATCCATGTCGAAAACGTGGACGTGCGGCTCGAGAACGAGAATCTCAAAGTCAACAACGTGACCAATCTCACGATGAAAAACGTGGCCGTGAATGGCAAACCCTACGCCGCGCCCGCCCCCAATCAAAAATCCACCTCAAAGTAG
- a CDS encoding alpha/beta hydrolase encodes MRAQSDKPKPPPNQPATFAKVSYGEHERQVLDFWKAPSDKPTPVLIYIHGGGWVRGDKKAVPYVQKYLDAGISVVSINYRFSWQAQLAGVKPPVEWPLRDAARAVQFVRSKAVEWNIDKQRIAASGKSAGACSSLWLAFHDDMAAPKSTDPVARESTCLTCAAVNIAQTTLDPQQMKEWTPNSRYGGHAFGFMDPNDLKTRDTRFTEFLEHRAEILPWIKEYSPYEYASAGDPPVYLYYDNAPALGKSPRDPTHTANFGVKLQEKLNTLGVSCELVYPGAANIKHATIEDYLIDTLKR; translated from the coding sequence ATGCGTGCGCAATCAGACAAACCCAAACCGCCACCGAATCAGCCTGCAACATTTGCCAAAGTCTCCTACGGCGAACATGAGCGCCAGGTGCTGGATTTCTGGAAAGCACCGTCCGACAAACCCACACCCGTGCTCATCTACATTCACGGCGGCGGTTGGGTTCGTGGCGACAAAAAGGCAGTGCCTTATGTCCAAAAATATCTCGATGCAGGCATCTCTGTCGTCTCGATCAACTATCGCTTTTCCTGGCAGGCGCAGCTCGCCGGCGTAAAACCGCCCGTCGAGTGGCCGCTCCGCGATGCCGCTCGCGCCGTGCAATTCGTGCGCTCAAAAGCCGTCGAATGGAACATCGACAAACAACGCATCGCCGCATCCGGTAAATCCGCCGGTGCGTGCTCAAGCCTTTGGCTTGCGTTTCACGACGACATGGCCGCTCCCAAAAGCACCGACCCCGTCGCCCGCGAATCCACATGCCTGACGTGCGCCGCAGTGAACATTGCCCAAACAACACTCGACCCACAGCAAATGAAAGAGTGGACGCCTAACAGCCGCTACGGCGGCCACGCCTTCGGCTTCATGGATCCGAATGATCTCAAAACGCGAGACACGCGTTTCACCGAGTTTCTCGAGCACCGCGCCGAAATTCTCCCGTGGATAAAAGAATATTCGCCCTACGAATACGCCAGCGCCGGCGATCCGCCAGTCTATCTTTATTATGACAACGCCCCCGCGCTCGGCAAAAGCCCACGCGACCCCACGCACACCGCTAACTTCGGCGTAAAACTTCAGGAAAAGCTCAACACCCTCGGAGTTTCGTGCGAACTCGTCTATCCCGGCGCGGCCAACATCAAACATGCAACGATTGAGGATTACCTCATCGATACGCTGAAACGATAA